A genomic stretch from SAR324 cluster bacterium includes:
- a CDS encoding lysophospholipid acyltransferase family protein — translation MAPVLELNWDKKIILFGIKKFIFFTGVTAKISLAGKEIIDELIEQRQPFIICAWHHDIYFTAWLLKNINLTALISSSKDGEYINQILSGFGFRAVRGSSTRGGVGAMKQLVRCLKDGHSVAITPDGPQGPIHKVQEGVVALAKMTGVPIIPWRYEGSSCWHLNSWDSHKIPKPFTKIRSVFGQPVYIPKSASSSEFGKYCQQLEMLMNDLIPEFKQQS, via the coding sequence ATGGCGCCTGTCTTGGAACTGAATTGGGATAAAAAAATCATATTGTTTGGTATTAAGAAGTTCATTTTCTTCACAGGAGTGACAGCTAAGATTAGTTTGGCTGGAAAAGAGATTATTGATGAGTTGATTGAGCAGCGTCAGCCTTTTATCATTTGTGCTTGGCATCATGATATTTACTTTACCGCTTGGCTACTAAAGAACATAAATTTAACTGCTTTGATCAGTTCTTCGAAGGATGGGGAGTACATCAATCAGATATTGAGTGGCTTTGGATTTAGGGCTGTAAGAGGATCAAGCACTAGGGGAGGAGTAGGTGCAATGAAACAGCTAGTGCGCTGCCTGAAAGACGGGCATTCGGTTGCGATCACACCTGATGGACCTCAAGGGCCAATCCATAAAGTTCAGGAAGGAGTCGTTGCCCTTGCTAAAATGACTGGTGTCCCAATTATTCCATGGAGATATGAAGGCAGTTCTTGCTGGCATCTCAATAGTTGGGATAGTCATAAAATCCCAAAGCCATTTACAAAGATCAGAAGTGTATTTGGCCAACCTGTTTATATCCCGAAATCAGCTTCTAGTTCTGAATTTGGGAAGTATTGTCAGCAATTAGAAATGTTGATGAATGATCTAATTCCTGAGTTCAAACAACAGAGTTAA
- a CDS encoding LysE family translocator, giving the protein MSPGPSLAVILNNTMSGGKLTGIYTSLLHGLGVGSYALLIVTSTSLALHSYSSIESILEISGAGLLCWLALQSWPKHSSHNSPDQVNKTSVWNGLLIVLFNPKITIFFLAIFSPSLGTIFGWQNWLGLAVMVGVIDAVWYILVVLVASTSLFQISDEIWRRRIGKTMSIVMALMAFEIIIKHINSVV; this is encoded by the coding sequence ATGAGCCCAGGACCAAGCTTAGCAGTGATTTTAAACAATACAATGTCCGGAGGTAAGTTAACTGGAATTTATACTTCGCTACTACACGGGTTAGGAGTTGGAAGCTACGCCCTCCTCATAGTAACTAGCACAAGCCTGGCTTTACATAGCTATTCTTCCATTGAAAGTATCTTAGAAATTAGTGGTGCTGGCTTACTCTGTTGGCTAGCTCTTCAAAGCTGGCCTAAGCATTCATCTCATAACTCACCAGATCAGGTGAACAAAACTTCCGTTTGGAACGGACTCTTGATTGTTCTTTTCAATCCCAAGATTACAATTTTTTTTCTAGCTATTTTTAGCCCAAGTCTTGGGACTATATTTGGATGGCAGAACTGGCTTGGCTTAGCTGTCATGGTAGGGGTCATCGATGCGGTTTGGTACATCCTCGTCGTTCTGGTTGCCTCAACCTCCCTTTTTCAAATTTCTGATGAAATTTGGAGGAGACGAATTGGCAAGACCATGTCCATCGTGATGGCTTTAATGGCCTTCGAAATTATTATTAAACACATTAACTCTGTTGTTTGA